From a single Rutidosis leptorrhynchoides isolate AG116_Rl617_1_P2 chromosome 5, CSIRO_AGI_Rlap_v1, whole genome shotgun sequence genomic region:
- the LOC139847692 gene encoding uncharacterized protein, protein MAIRQKAVATLPTLMRALRKESPSLPQRLPSLRRAFSLYDQVNLIDNVPEDQLRFQGYSDTGFTVNGVEYEGSLLCVGNLLLSWSPKKLSHITTDSLSIFQAVRPIPEILIIGTGRYIQPVDPEIRKFIRSTGMKLEAIDSRNASSTYNILNEEGRIVAAALLPYGVSS, encoded by the exons ATGGCAATACGACAAAAAGCAGTGGCAACACTACCGACATTAATGAGAGCGTTAAGGAAGGAATCGCCTTCACTTCCACAACGATTGCCGTCACTCAGACGAGCTTTTTCGTTATATGATCAAGTTAATCTCATAGACAATGTTCCTGAAGATCAATTAAGATTTCAAGG GTATAGTGATACTGGATTCACTGTTAATGGTGTTGAATATGAAGGTAGTTTGCTTTGTGTAGGCAACTTGTTATTGTCTTGGAGTCCAAAAAAATTGTCACATATAACTACAGACAG TCTATCCATCTTCCAAGCAGTGCGGCCCATACCAG AAATTCTGATAATTGGCACTGGAAGATATATACAACCCGTAGATCCTGAAATACGCAAGTTCATTCGCTCAACAGGCATGAAATTAGAGGCTATTGACTCG CGAAATGCGTCATCGACGTATAACATACTAAATGAGGAGGGAAGGATTGTAGCTGCTGCTCTTCTTCCATATGGAGTTTCTTCTTAG